From Desmodus rotundus isolate HL8 chromosome 10, HLdesRot8A.1, whole genome shotgun sequence, one genomic window encodes:
- the OPN3 gene encoding opsin-3 isoform X2: MYSGNRSGGQGFWEGGGAAGVEGPGPAGTQSPAPLFTQSTYQRLALLLGSIALLGVGNNLLVLVLYYKFRRLRTPTHLFLVNISLSDLLVSVFGVTFNFVSCLRNGWVWDHAGCMWDGFSSSLFEKSSSHKCICDAF; encoded by the exons ATGTACTCGGGGAACCGCAGTGGCGGCCAAGGTTTCTGGGAGGGCGGCGGAGCGGCGGGCGTGGAGGGACCGGGGCCAGCGGGGACGCAGAGCCCTGCGCCGCTGTTCACCCAGAGCACCTACCAGcgcctggccctgctgctgggcTCCATCGCTCTGCTGGGCGTCGGCAACAACCTGCTGGTGCTCGTCCTCTACTACAAGTTCCGGCGGCTCcgcacccccacccacctcttccTGGTCAACATCAGCCTCAGCGATCTGCTGGTGTCCGTCTTCGGGGTCACCTTTAACTTCGTGTCCTGCCTGAGGAACGGCTGGGTCTGGGACCACGCGGGCTGCATGTGGGACGGGTTTAGCAGCAGTCTCTTCG aa